In Humulus lupulus chromosome 7, drHumLupu1.1, whole genome shotgun sequence, the following are encoded in one genomic region:
- the LOC133788607 gene encoding small ribosomal subunit protein uS9m produces the protein MLSRLLPKPFHVRSLTLISSKVVSHLQRQIPSPSKTPTFIFTPRLFSSSNRNNNGGDQSETNIWKLSQESEGKFESLFHDKSANAGRTVGTEPGEADSLLKVGDGGDEWETAGGYKPWSLEEEEKGDLFDIGEDVRSVSETETEVSTERDRDEEMQMLQQEKHQLSVILKGPNRAFGDLIAASGITDDMLDSLIALKNLEGVEGLPPLSELENLRYEKSTRKSSRAEIERQKQEEAAKARVRQVDDKGRSYGTGRRKCSVARVWIQPGDGKFLVNEKEFDVYFPMLDHRAALLRPFSETKTLGLWDVTSTVKGGGTTGQVGAVLLGISRALQNWEPDLRPPLRDAGFLTRDPRMVERKKPGKAKARKSHQWVKR, from the exons ATGCTCTCCCGTCTTCTGCCAAAACCCTTTCATGTTCGTTCCCTAACCCTAATTTCCTCAAAGGTTGTCTCTCATCTCCAACGTCAAATCCCATCTCCTTCCAAAACTCCAACTTTCATTTTCACCCCTAGATTGTTCTCCTCCTCCAATCGCAATAACAATGGTGGGGATCAATCCGAAACCAATATCTGGAAGCTTTCTCAGGAAAGTGAAGGGAAATTCGAGTCTTTGTTTCACGATAAATCTGCAAACGCCGGTAGGACCGTCGGAACTGAACCCGGCGAGGCTGATTCGTTGTTGAAAGTCGGGGACGGTGGTGACGAGTGGGAAACTGCAGGAGGGTATAAGCCGTGGAGTTTAGAGGAGGAGGAGAAAGGCGACTTGTTTGATATTGGGGAAGATGTGAGAAGTGTTAGTGAAACTGAGACTGAGGTTAGTACTGAGAGGGATAGAGATGAAGAGATGCAGATGCTTCAACAAGAGAAACACCAGCTCTCTGTTATTCTCAAAG GCCCAAATCGTGCGTTTGGCGATCTTATTGCTGCATCCGGGATCACAGATGACATGCTTGACAGTTTGATTGCCCTAAAGAACTTGGAAGGAGTGGAGGGATTGCCCCCTTTAAGTGAACTAGAAAACTTGCGATATGAGAAAAGTACAAGGAAATCTTCAAGAGCAGAAATAGAGCGTCAGAAGCAGGAGGAAGCTGCTAAAGCTAGAGTCAGGCAAGTAGATGACAAGGGAAGGTCTTATGGTACGGGAAGAAGGAAATGCAGCGTTGCCCGTGTGTGGATTCAACCTGGTGATGGTAAATTCCTTGTTAATGAAAAAGAATTTGATGTCTATTTTCCAATGCTCGATCATCGTGCTGCCCTCCTTCGGCCTTTCTCTGAGACAAAAACTTTGGGGCTTTGGGATGTTACTTCTACTGTCAAAGGAGGTGGTACAACAG GCCAAGTTGGAGCTGTTCTTTTGGGGATCAGCAGGGCGTTGCAAAACTGGGAACCAGATTTGCGCCCTCCGCTAAGAGATG CTGGTTTCTTGACGAGGGACCCCCGTATGGTGGAAAGGAAAAAACCGGGCAAAGCAAAAGCAAGAAAGAGCCACCAATGGGTCAAGCGTTGA